The following are encoded in a window of Sminthopsis crassicaudata isolate SCR6 chromosome 3, ASM4859323v1, whole genome shotgun sequence genomic DNA:
- the LOC141562476 gene encoding olfactory receptor 51L1-like yields FNSCVMQMFFIHTFSNTESAVLLAMAFDHYVAICHSLRYSTILTPQSIGKIGIAAFLKSSLPIIPLMIRLAYFPFCCSHVLSHSYCLHQDMIRLACADIKFNIIYGLVLIIIVWGFDSLGILVSYIFILHSVLSIASWKEKLKALNTCASHICADLILYVPMIGLSLASWFAKHASLLVHVLMAHIYFLVPPVLNPVIYSVKTKQIHTRIIRLFVPSRIYSTQGRS; encoded by the coding sequence TTCAACTCTTGTGTGATGCAGATGTTCTTCATTCATACTTTCTCCAACACAGAATCAGCAGTGCTCCTGGCAATGGCCTTTGACCACTATGTAGCAATCTGTCACTCCTTGAGATATTCCACCATCCTCACTCCACAGAGCATTGGCAAGATTGGAATAGCAGCTTTTCTCAAGAGTTCACTACCCATTATTCCACTGATGATCCGTCTTGCATACTTCCCTTTTTGTTGCTCCCATGTCCTTTCTCATTCCTACTGTCTACATCAGGACATGATTCGCTTGGCTTGTGCTGATATTAAGTTTAATATTATCTATGGATTGGTTTTGATCATTATTGTATGGGGATTTGATTCCCTGGGCATTCTGGtttcttatattttcattctCCATTCTGTGCTAAGTATTGCATCATGGAAGGAAAAGCTCAAAGCTCTCAATACATGTGCCTCCCACATCTGTGCTGACCTCATCCTCTATGTGCCCATGATTGGTCTGTCTCTTGCCAGCTGGTTTGCAAAGCATGCCTCTCTCCTTGTCCACGTTTTAATGGCTCACATCTACTTTCTGGTACCTCCTGTGCTCAATCCTGTAATCTACAGTGTGAAGACCAAGCAGATTCACACAAGGATAATCCGTCTATTTGTCCCTTCGAGGATTTATTCCACCCAAGGTAGATCATGA
- the LOC141562477 gene encoding olfactory receptor 51G2-like has product MADFNISSDLSTTFYFIGIPGYEALHHWISIPFCIFYLIGIVGNCTILHIVRTDPSLHEPMYYFLAMLSLTDMGMSLPTLVSLFRVLWSISREIEFNTCVIQMFFIHTFSFTESAVLLAMAFDRYVAICHPLRYSTILTPQRITKIGIAAFLRSSLSIIPLMIRLAYFPFCRSHVLSHSYCLHQDMIRLACADIKFNVIYGLVLIIILWGFDSLGILVSYIFILRSVLSIASQKERLKALNTCASHICAVLILYVPMIGLSLVHRFAKHAPPLVHIFMAHIYLLVPPVLNPIIYSVKTKQIRTGIIRLVVPSRIHSTWG; this is encoded by the coding sequence ATGGCAGACTTTAATATCAGTAGTGACCTATCTACCACATTCTACTTCATTGGGATTCCTGGTTATGAGGCACTACACCACTGGATCTCCATCCCTTTCTGCATCTTCTACCTGATTGGGATAGTGGGCAACTGTACCATCCTTCATATAGTCAGAACTGACCCAAGCCTCCATGAACCCATGTACTATTTCTTGGCCATGTTGTCTCTCACTGATATGGGCATGTCCCTTCCCACTCTTGTATCACTCTTCCGAGTCTTGTGGTCCATCTCCAGAGAGATTGAATTCAACACTTGTGTGATACAGATGTTCTTCATCCATACTTTCTCCTTCACAGAATCAGCTGTACTCCTGGCAATGGCCTTTGACCGCTATGTAGCAATCTGCCACCCCCTGAGGTATTCCACCATCCTTACCCCACAGCGCATAACCAAGATTGGAATAGCAGCTTTTCTCAGGAGTTCCCTTTCCATTATTCCCCTGATGATCCGTCTTGCATACTTCCCTTTTTGTCGCTCCCATGTCCTTTCTCATTCCTACTGTCTACATCAGGACATGATTCGCTTGGCTTGTGCTGATATTAAGTTTAATGTCATCTATGGATTGGTTTTGATCATTATTCTATGGGGATTTGATTCCCTGGGCATTCTGGTTTCTTATATCTTCATTCTCCGTTCTGTGCTGAGCATTGCATCACAGAAGGAAAGGCTCAAAGCTCTCAACACATGTGCCTCCCACATCTGTGCTGTCCTCATCCTCTATGTGCCCATGATTGGTCTGTCTCTTGTCCACCGTTTTGCAAAGCATGCCCCTCCCCTTGTCCACATTTTCATGGCTCACATTTACTTGTTGGTGCCTCCTGTGCTCAATCCCATAATTTACAGTGTGAAGACCAAGCAGATTCGCACAGGGATAATCCGTCTAGTTGTCCCTTCCAGGATTCACTCCACCTGGGGCTAG